The Acropora palmata chromosome 10, jaAcrPala1.3, whole genome shotgun sequence genome contains a region encoding:
- the LOC141895003 gene encoding uncharacterized protein LOC141895003: MQLLKRGNFRLTKFISNDLKVLKAIPAEERTVKSLDLDKLPLERTLGLHWDTETDTLAVKASLSHGKANCHTRRDCLSKLSSTFDPLGLICPVLLPAKRLMQRNWQLKLDWDDSLPEGLLEGWARWKEELLFLNHLSTPRCYFSGGCSSDASFELHHFSDASEYGYGTVCYLRKDSGDGTVESAFFMAKSRCAPLQYVSVPRLELQAATIAARVHRLVSSKINLEISASFFWTDSKVTLQYVKNESRRFKTYVANRVCEIRSVSPPSQWRYCPMHQLLTSERWFSGPAFLLNPKEEWPNDDIDTLSDSDPEIKNDKPIFVTTGPEKLREILTRYSSWTVLLRRIAWLLKFKEYLRCRKRDDKFELTKHLTAEDLKLSAVAIVKLAQREVFSEEIKDLEKRGNVKRSSKLVKLRPILDNGLMRVGGRIVDAPVSPDARFPMIVPPNHSVTQLLIASYHQKLAHAGQGHILAQLREKFWIPKGRSLVRKAVRSCLKCKKQRAVRMEQMMADLPTFRTTAFEPCFTHTGVDLFGPLNAKRGRVVVKGWGVLFTCLNSRAVHLELASSLETDCFINVLRRFISRRGTPKTIHSDNATNSVGAAREIKEAVAAWNEKQIQDQLLQKGCQWVFQPPKASHASGVWERLI, from the exons ATGCAGTTGCTTAAAAGAGGAAATTTCCGACTGACCAAGTTCATTTCCAACGACTTGAAGGTCTTGAAAGCTATACCAGCTGAGGAGAGAACAGTCAAGAGTCTTGACCTGGACAAGCTACCCCTTGAACGGACATTGGGTCTACATTGGGACACTGAAACAGACACACTAGCTGTAAAGGCATCGCTCTCCCATGGCAAAGCCAATTGCCACACCAGACGAGATTGCCTATCTAAGCTGAGCTCTACATTTGATCCGCTTGGCTTAATTTGTCCTGTTCTACTTCCCGCTAAGAGACTGATGCAAAGGAACTGGCAACTGAAGCTTGATTGGGATGATTCACTACCAGAAGGCTTGCTGGAGGGCTGGGCAAGGTGGAAAGAAGAACTGTTGTTCCTTAACCATTTAAGTACTCCTCGATGCTATTTTAGTGGAGGCTGTTCCAGTGATGCATCTTTCGAGCTTCACCACTTCAGTGATGCCTCTGAATATGGTTATGGAACAGTGTGCTATTTGAGAAAGGACTCTGGTGACGGAACTGTTGAATCCGCTTTTTTCATGGCCAAGAGTCGCTGTGCTCCCCTACAGTATGTTTCCGTACCAAGATTGGAATTGCAAGCTGCTACGATCGCAGCACGGGTTCATCGCCTGGTCTCAAGCAAGATTAATTTGGAGATATCTGCCTCCTTTTTCTGGACAGACTCAAAGGTCACATTGCAGTATGTAAAGAATGAGTCCCGAAGGTTTAAGACCTACGTGGCCAATAGAGTCTGTGAAATTCGAAGTGTATCGCCACCCAGTCAATGGAGATACTGTCCAA TGCATCAGTTGTTGACTTCTGAAAGGTGGTTCAGTGGTCCAGCATTTCTCTTGAACCCTAAAGAAGAATGGCCAAACGATGATATTGATACCTTATCAGACAGCGACCCAGAAATAAAGAATGACAAACCTATATTTGTGACGACTGGACCAGAGAAGTTACGAGAGATACTCACAAGATACTCATCATGGACAGTTCTTCTGAGGAGGATTGCCTGGTTGTTAAAATTTAAGGAATACCTTAGGTGTCGCAAGAGAGATGACAAGTTTGAACTCACCAAGCACCTCACAGCAGAAGATTTGAAGCTTTCAGCCGTTGCCATTGTGAAATTAGCCCAGAGAGAAGTGTTTTCAGAAGAGATAAAGGATTTGGAGAAACGAGGAAATGTGAAACGCTCAAGCAAGCTAGTGAAATTGCGACCGATACTTGATAATGGCTTGATGAGAGTGGGTGGACGCATTGTTGACGCTCCGGTCTCACCTGATGCAAGGTTCCCAATGATTGTTCCACCTAATCACTCGGTTACCCAGCTTCTGATTGCATCATACCATCAGAAACTAGCCCATGCAGGTCAAGGTCATATTCTGGCTCAACTGAGAGAGAAGTTTTGGATTCCAAAGGGGAGGTCTTTAGTTCGTAAGGCCGTGCGATCGTGTCTAAAGTGCAAGAAGCAAAGGGCAGTCAGGATGGAACAGATGATGGCGGACTTACCAACATTCCGCACGACAGCCTTTGAACCCTGCTTCACACACACTGGTGTTGACCTCTTTGGCCCTTTGAACGCAAAGAGAGGAAGAGTAGTCGTCAAAGGATGGGGCGTCTTGTTCACTTGTCTAAATTCTCGGGCTGTTCACTTAGAGTTGGCCTCATCCTTGGAAACGGATTGTTTCATTAACGTGCTAAGGAGATTCATCAGTAGACGAGGCACACCTAAGACTATCCACTCCGATAATGCCACCAACTCGGTTGGAGCGGCAAGAGAAATTAAAGAGGCTGTCGCCGCATGGAACGAGAAACAGATCCAAGACCAGCTGTTACAGAAAGGATGTCAGTGGGTTTTCCAACCACCCAAAGCCTCACATGCTAGTGGTGTCTGGGAGAGGCTGATCTGA
- the LOC141895002 gene encoding uncharacterized protein LOC141895002: MRLQQLKKRFLRGPTFASQYEAVMNDYIEKGYAVKLSEKEAASTSDHTWYLLHHGVVNPNKSKVRVVYDAAAVWGGTSLNKELLQGPQLNNSLIGVLFRFRREEIAVASDIESMFHRVGCVERDTDALCFLWWSDGLNEPPSDHKMKVHLFGKADSPCIAAWTLQRTATDNAADFGNDVCDIVRKNFYVDDCLFSVPTAEEAI, encoded by the coding sequence ATGAGGTTACAACAGTTGAAGAAGCGGTTCCTGCGTGGCCCAACATTTGCCAGTCAGTATGAAGCGGTGATGAATGACTACATTGAGAAAGGATATGCGGTCAAGTTGTCTGAGAAAGAAGCAGCCTCTACTTCCGATCACACTTGGTATCTTCTGCACCATGGGGTAGTAAATCCAAACAAATCCAAGGTCAGAGTAGTATACGATGCAGCTGCAGTTTGGGGAGGCACATCACTCAATAAAGAACTCTTGCAAGGACCACAGCTGAACAACTCACTCATTGGCGTTTTGTTCCGGTTTAGGAGAGAAGAAATTGCTGTTGCATCTGACATTGAAAGTATGTTTCACAGGGTTGGTTGTGTGGAAAGAGACACAGATGCTTTGTGCTTTCTGTGGTGGAGTGATGGGCTGAACGAACCTCCAAGTGACCATAAAATGAAGGTCCATTTATTCGGAAAGGCAGACTCGCCCTGCATTGCTGCTTGGACCCTGCAAAGAACAGCCACAGATAATGCCGCTGACTTTGGAAATGACGTTTGTGATATTGTTCGAAAGAATTTCTACGTTGATGACTGCCTTTTCTCAGTTCCTACCGCCGAAGAAGCTATATGA